From Spirosoma aerolatum, one genomic window encodes:
- a CDS encoding sensor histidine kinase: MNVLPVQQPAQNWFFRYKLYHLPFWFFYHYLWWVVTLGNPVKVLQSLAVLPYALKYSFYVIFQAMAVYFNLYFLIPKYLEKSRYALYLSYLLLTVLCATLCIVGGYYFSAFASGQTIYDLFGQSACFNTFFSNALPSTVASTTLAMSIKLTRNWIQTRQRQQLLEKEKLETELKFLKNQFNPHFLFNTINSIFFLIHKNPDMASNSLAKFSDLLRYQLYECNDPQIRLSREISYLENFIELEQLRQNSNVTVTADIELGYANHLGIAPFIVMTFIENAFKHVSKDGDKLNWIRIKLSLEGQQLKLVVANSTTAGQTQEAVHYGGIGLKNVQRRLDLLYPGQHSLTIQQDSRSFNVTLWLNLTEMAQVDRLQVA; encoded by the coding sequence CTGCCAGTGCAACAACCAGCTCAAAACTGGTTTTTTCGCTATAAACTGTACCACCTGCCGTTCTGGTTTTTCTACCATTATCTCTGGTGGGTAGTCACGCTGGGAAATCCGGTAAAGGTGCTACAGAGCCTGGCCGTTTTGCCGTACGCGCTGAAATACAGCTTCTACGTTATTTTTCAGGCAATGGCGGTCTATTTTAACCTGTATTTTCTGATTCCAAAGTACCTTGAAAAAAGCCGATATGCCCTCTATTTGAGCTATCTCCTTCTGACCGTATTATGTGCTACGTTGTGTATTGTCGGTGGCTATTATTTCAGTGCTTTTGCCAGTGGTCAAACGATCTATGACTTATTCGGTCAATCGGCCTGTTTCAATACGTTTTTCAGCAATGCCTTGCCCTCAACCGTCGCCAGTACGACCCTGGCGATGAGCATTAAACTGACGAGAAACTGGATTCAGACCCGGCAGCGACAGCAGTTGCTGGAAAAGGAAAAGCTGGAAACAGAACTGAAATTCCTGAAGAATCAGTTTAATCCCCATTTCCTGTTCAATACCATCAATTCGATTTTCTTTCTGATTCATAAGAACCCGGATATGGCATCGAATTCGCTGGCTAAATTTTCTGATCTGTTGCGCTATCAACTGTACGAATGCAATGACCCGCAGATTCGGTTGAGCCGGGAGATTTCGTATCTGGAAAATTTCATCGAGCTGGAGCAGCTTCGACAAAACAGTAATGTAACGGTTACAGCCGACATCGAATTAGGATACGCCAACCATCTGGGTATTGCGCCATTTATTGTCATGACGTTTATCGAAAATGCCTTCAAGCACGTATCGAAAGACGGTGACAAACTCAACTGGATACGGATCAAGTTATCGCTGGAAGGCCAGCAATTGAAGCTGGTTGTAGCGAACAGCACTACAGCAGGGCAAACGCAGGAGGCTGTTCATTATGGAGGTATTGGCCTGAAAAACGTCCAGCGCCGACTGGATTTGCTGTATCCAGGTCAACATAGCCTGACTATTCAGCAGGATTCGAGGAGTTTCAACGTTACCTTATGGCTAAACCTGACTGAAATGGCGCAGGTGGATCGATTACAAGTTGCTTGA